In a genomic window of Punica granatum isolate Tunisia-2019 chromosome 6, ASM765513v2, whole genome shotgun sequence:
- the LOC116210944 gene encoding cytochrome P450 90A1-like yields the protein MIPSELFELTISSLAASNYVPIIVSVVLAVLFSKALGIRVKGQKAGSIPGRLGLPFLGETFSFLSATNSTKGCYEFVRLRRSWHGRWFKTRIFGKVHVFAPSTEAAKAIFTNEFVHFNKGYVKSMADAVGKKSLLCVAHDSHRRIRRLLSEPFSMNSLSKFVTKFDQMLSKRMRKFEEDGKSFVVLDFAMKISFDAICDMLMSITDESLLRQIEKDCTDVSNAMLSFPVMIPGTRYFKGIKARNRLMERFREMIASRRSGNEAQRGDFLDSMLERDELPNEEKLSDSEIMDNLLTLIIAGQTTTAAAMMWSIKFLDENREAQEKLREEQLLISRRKPESSLFTLEDTNSMSYGLKVVKETLRMSNVLMWYPRVALTDFTIEGYEIKKGWHVNADATCIHYDPALYKDPLQFNPSRFEEMQKPYSFIPFGSGPRTCLGMNMAKVTMLVFLHRLTSGYRWTVDDLDPSLEKKSHIPRLRSGCPITLKAI from the exons atgattccttctgAGCTATTTGAACTTACGATCTCTTCCTTAGCAGCGAGCAACTACGTTCCAATCATTGTCTCTGTCGTGTTGGCGGTTTTGTTCTCAAAAGCATTGGGAATAAGGGTCAAAGGTCAGAAAGCTGGGAGTATCCCAGGGAGATTGGGATTGCCTTTCTTAGGGGAGACCTTCTCCTTTCTCTCTGCCACAAACAGCACCAAAGGATGCTATGAGTTTGTCAGACTCAGAAGATCTTG GCATGGGAGGTGGTTCAAGACGAGGATATTCGGGAAGGTCCATGTATTCGCTCCGAGCACCGAGGCAGCAAAGGCTATTTTCACAAATGAATTCGTGCACTTCAACAAGGGATACGTGAAATCGATGGCGGATGCTGTGGGGAAGAAGAGCCTGCTCTGTGTAGCGCATGATAGCCACCGGAGGATCCGGCGCCTCCTTTCTGAGCCCTTCTCCATGAATTCTCTGTCGAAGTTTGTGACAAAGTTTGATCAGATGCTATCCAAGCGGATGAGGAAGTTCGAAGAAGATGGGAAGAGCTTTGTAGTTCTCGACTTCGCCATGAAG ATATCATTCGACGCAATCTGCGACATGTTAATGAGTATCACAGATGAGTCACTTCTTCGACAGATCGAGAAAGACTGTACCGATGTCTCTAATGCCATGTTATCTTTCCCGGTCATGATTCCGGGGACAAGATACTTCAAAGGTATCAAG GCAAGGAACAGGCTCATGGAGCGATTCAGAGAAATGATAGCAAGCAGAAGAAGCGGAAATGAAGCACAGCGTGGGGATTTCTTGGACTCGATGCTCGAGAGAGATGAGCTACCAAATGAGGAAAAGCTCAGTGACTCGGAGATAATGGACAATCTGCTGACCCTCATAATCGCAGGCCAAACCACCACTGCAGCAGCCATGATGTGGAGCATCAAGTTCCTCGACGAGAACAGGGAAGCTCAGGAGAAGCTACGG GAGGAACAGCTTTTGATCTCAAGGAGAAAGCCAGAAAGCTCCCTTTTCACACTTGAAGATACTAACAGCATGTCTTACGGATTAAAG GTTGTCAAAGAGACATTGAGGATGTCGAATGTGTTGATGTGGTACCCACGAGTCGCTCTTACCGATTTCACCATTGAAG GCTATGAGATCAAGAAAGGATGGCATGTGAACGCTGATGCAACTTGCATACACTACGACCCGGCACTGTACAAAGACCCATTGCAATTCAACCCTTCTAGATTTGAA GAAATGCAGAAGCCATATAGTTTTATACCGTTTGGATCAGGACCAAGGACATGCTTGGGAATGAACATGGCCAAGGTGACCATGCTGGTCTTTCTGCACCGACTTACCAGCGGATACAG GTGGACCGTAGACGACCTAGATCCCAGCCTAGAGAAGAAGTCTCACATTCCAAGGTTAAGGAGTGGTTGCCCGATAACTTTAAAGGCCATCTAA